The Brassica oleracea var. oleracea cultivar TO1000 unplaced genomic scaffold, BOL UnpScaffold05808, whole genome shotgun sequence genome segment ACCGTCTCTTGGCTAATTGGGCAGTGATACAACGGTTGGTGTTGCGCACGACGCTTTCAACACTTTCTTCAGCGAGACTGGTGCTGGAAAGCATGTTCCCAGAGCCGTCTTCGTTGATCTGGAGCCTACTGTTATCGATGAAGTCCGTACCGGAACGTACCGTCAGCTTTTCCATCCGGAGCAGCTTATCTCTGGGAAAGAGGACGCTGCTAACAACTTCGCAAGAGGACATTACACTggtgagaaagaaaaacatttccTTTGTCTGTTTCTTCTTAGTTAGTGATTATTCAAAATTGTGATTTGAAAGTTGTGTAATTGCAGTTGGTAAGGAGATTGTGGACCTTTGTCTTGACCGTGTGCGGAAGCTTGCCGATAACTGTACCGGCTTGCAGGGGTTTTTGGTGTTTAACGCTGTTGGTGGAGGAACTGGTTCTGGTTTGGGTTCTCTGTTGTTAGAGCGTTTGTCCGTTGATTATGGAAAGAAGTCTAAACTTGGCTTCACCATTTACCCTTCTCCTCAGGTACCTTTCGA includes the following:
- the LOC106322069 gene encoding tubulin alpha-3 chain-like, with amino-acid sequence LYCLEHGIQPDGMMPSDTTVGVAHDAFNTFFSETGAGKHVPRAVFVDLEPTVIDEVRTGTYRQLFHPEQLISGKEDAANNFARGHYTVGKEIVDLCLDRVRKLADNCTGLQGFLVFNAVGGGTGSGLGSLLLERLSVDYGKKSKLGFTIYPSPQVSTAVVEPYNSVLSTHSLLEHTDVAVLLDNEAI